Proteins co-encoded in one Rhodopirellula bahusiensis genomic window:
- a CDS encoding aminotransferase class V-fold PLP-dependent enzyme, producing MLYLDTARLGQTSPSALETQVDFTRLTAEQPSSLYTDRFLAKGIEAAPDSWIERFPGLGCWRGIAELKKKVLVAADAPSGHEVAIASRSTLLMRTAASAMYRLCRNVLVTDLNWPAYQAEVADTAARAHQRYTVFSCRNELSRHRMSSERIVSEIAEHYKQQSCDGIFLPLVDNLGVKLPVKQIVAAISEEESPRFVLIDGAQALGHLPKIDVHDVCDIFIAGGHKWLRSGHPLGIAIYGRTRSRDYLSRCFNAGDRANQIDDSLCRFVSASERSISNQYSETVNVSPLLSFRAALEDFPSSSEVRHQHWRDQAVNQSRVLAVACRNGWTPQSGGKDFHSGILTIHPRKRPRERSRGDRLRRQLAEHAIAASCYDGGILRMSMPKRILETEELQKIQFALDQCG from the coding sequence GTGCTGTATCTTGACACGGCCCGGCTTGGACAGACCTCGCCGAGTGCCCTCGAAACGCAAGTCGACTTCACTCGGCTCACTGCCGAACAACCGTCCAGCCTGTACACAGATCGCTTCCTCGCCAAAGGCATCGAAGCAGCTCCCGATTCATGGATTGAACGCTTTCCCGGCCTGGGATGCTGGCGCGGCATCGCGGAGCTAAAGAAGAAAGTGCTTGTGGCTGCCGATGCGCCGAGCGGGCACGAAGTTGCGATTGCGAGCCGATCAACACTGTTGATGCGAACGGCGGCGTCGGCGATGTATCGACTCTGCCGGAACGTCCTGGTGACTGACCTCAACTGGCCAGCCTATCAAGCAGAGGTTGCCGACACCGCGGCGCGTGCCCATCAGCGATACACAGTATTCTCGTGTCGGAATGAACTGAGCCGCCATCGCATGTCGAGCGAACGCATCGTCAGCGAAATCGCAGAGCACTACAAACAGCAAAGTTGCGATGGAATCTTCCTGCCGTTGGTCGACAACTTGGGCGTCAAGCTGCCTGTCAAGCAGATCGTTGCGGCGATTAGCGAAGAAGAGTCACCGCGGTTTGTACTGATCGACGGAGCACAAGCGCTGGGTCATCTTCCGAAAATCGATGTTCATGACGTATGCGACATCTTCATCGCAGGCGGACACAAGTGGTTACGGTCTGGCCATCCGCTAGGAATTGCCATCTACGGTCGTACCCGATCACGAGACTACTTGAGTCGATGCTTCAACGCCGGCGATCGAGCGAACCAAATCGACGATTCACTCTGTCGATTCGTATCCGCTTCGGAACGATCAATAAGCAACCAATATTCTGAGACAGTCAACGTTTCGCCACTGCTTTCCTTCCGAGCAGCCCTCGAAGACTTTCCGTCCTCAAGCGAAGTAAGGCATCAACACTGGCGAGACCAAGCCGTGAACCAATCACGCGTTCTTGCAGTCGCCTGCAGGAATGGATGGACGCCCCAAAGCGGGGGCAAGGATTTTCATAGTGGAATCCTGACGATACACCCACGGAAAAGGCCGCGAGAGAGGTCTCGTGGAGACCGTCTGAGACGCCAACTGGCCGAACATGCGATTGCAGCCTCATGCTACGACGGTGGCATCCTACGGATGTCGATGCCAAAACGCATCTTAGAAACGGAGGAGTTGCAGAAAATCCAATTCGCGCTAGATCAATGCGGATGA
- a CDS encoding JAB domain-containing protein, with translation MSGGCSEIANPTSLKNAVQLLLLFDPENAPSVSLCSPTRQSVRPTLEPRQYASVKRVSLVFERSLRGRPCLTSTQEAMAFFRDYWNDNPANDQEQFVVACLDTKHRVQCVVVVTIGTLDASLVHPREVFKPAFIEGSSAVVLSHNHPSGNTTPSREDHEVTNRLTEVGKLLGITVLDHIIYGDGTGEVLSIRECN, from the coding sequence ATGAGTGGTGGCTGTTCAGAAATCGCAAACCCGACATCATTGAAGAATGCGGTGCAGTTGCTCTTGCTGTTTGACCCAGAAAACGCCCCCTCTGTTTCACTGTGTTCGCCGACACGACAAAGTGTCCGTCCAACCTTAGAACCAAGGCAGTACGCATCTGTCAAAAGGGTTTCGCTAGTATTCGAGAGATCACTGCGGGGAAGGCCATGTCTGACAAGTACGCAAGAGGCGATGGCGTTCTTCAGGGATTACTGGAATGACAATCCTGCAAACGATCAAGAACAGTTTGTGGTAGCGTGCCTCGATACGAAGCATCGCGTTCAATGCGTTGTTGTGGTCACCATCGGAACGTTAGACGCCTCGCTGGTCCATCCACGGGAAGTGTTCAAACCCGCGTTCATCGAAGGCTCTTCCGCCGTGGTGTTGTCACACAATCATCCTTCAGGAAACACAACGCCAAGTCGCGAAGATCACGAGGTCACTAATCGATTGACGGAAGTTGGAAAGCTGCTCGGGATCACCGTTCTCGATCACATCATCTACGGTGACGGCACAGGAGAGGTTTTGTCGATCCGCGAATGCAATTAA
- a CDS encoding DUF4062 domain-containing protein, translating into MQNGIIVRVFIASPGDVHVEREEACRVIQEWNAVHSLPRSVIVEPIRVETHSRAVQGGHPQDLINGQLLERCDLLVAILWSRLGTPTAKDLSGTVQEIHEFSESKGDDKVLLFFCDRPIPNAADLEQVQAVRSFKDSVKSDGLYLQYTETEEFARLFRQQLDLAMNAILEGNEFAVTATEPERREVTLLPEACSILAVASVAERSRISLSRMRAGHELSAGGICFTNTGDERSEAKWEGGLEQLEQCGFAEDLGYKREVFRLTREGYGAADELWHILLLRRIESLQKGEYDYVDVSSIVEDSFLGGKLTIPVVREKVDALGQLEALELVASDGGTSAVRLNDKSRKTLREHDWLEFAEPESDE; encoded by the coding sequence ATGCAAAACGGAATCATTGTCCGCGTCTTCATTGCCAGTCCAGGCGATGTTCACGTTGAACGTGAAGAGGCTTGCCGAGTCATTCAGGAATGGAACGCCGTACATTCACTGCCGCGATCCGTTATCGTCGAGCCGATTCGTGTTGAAACGCACTCGCGTGCCGTACAAGGTGGACATCCACAAGACTTGATTAACGGGCAGTTGTTGGAACGCTGCGACCTGCTCGTGGCAATCCTCTGGTCGCGATTAGGAACACCCACTGCGAAAGACTTGTCAGGAACGGTCCAAGAAATTCATGAGTTCTCGGAAAGTAAAGGCGACGACAAAGTTCTGTTGTTCTTCTGCGACCGGCCCATTCCAAACGCGGCTGATTTAGAGCAGGTCCAGGCGGTTCGCTCGTTTAAGGATAGTGTGAAGTCGGACGGACTGTATCTTCAGTACACGGAAACGGAGGAGTTCGCCCGTCTGTTCCGTCAGCAACTCGATTTGGCGATGAATGCGATTCTCGAAGGCAACGAGTTTGCGGTGACGGCCACTGAGCCAGAACGCCGCGAAGTAACGCTACTCCCGGAAGCATGTTCGATTCTTGCCGTCGCATCAGTAGCCGAACGTAGTCGGATCAGCTTGTCTCGCATGCGCGCCGGTCACGAACTTTCAGCCGGTGGTATCTGCTTTACCAATACGGGTGACGAGCGTTCGGAGGCAAAGTGGGAAGGCGGCTTGGAGCAGCTTGAGCAATGTGGATTTGCCGAAGACCTCGGGTACAAACGAGAAGTTTTCCGTTTGACTCGTGAAGGATATGGCGCAGCCGATGAACTCTGGCACATTTTGCTTCTCCGCCGAATTGAGTCATTGCAAAAAGGGGAGTACGACTATGTAGATGTCAGTTCGATTGTCGAAGATTCGTTTTTGGGAGGCAAGTTGACGATTCCCGTTGTCCGCGAGAAAGTGGATGCGCTGGGACAGCTTGAAGCACTGGAACTGGTTGCCAGTGACGGCGGTACGTCCGCCGTGCGACTAAATGACAAGTCACGCAAGACTCTACGTGAACATGATTGGCTTGAATTCGCCGAACCTGAATCAGATGAGTGA
- a CDS encoding class I SAM-dependent DNA methyltransferase, whose protein sequence is MTPDEFVNRWKDSGGAELANSQSFLKELCDLLEVAQPDPTKPDAASNRYVFEKAVEFNNGDGSVSQGRVDLFRAGCFVLESKQGSERKAAEQAEALATVTKTAKKLVGTAKRGTAAWDRAMQAARKQAKGYAEAIPDEWPPFLVVVDVGFCFDLYADFTGTGKNYVPFPDPRSFRIPLLRLRDEKTRDVLRALWTDPHSLDPTKHAADVTRDIATRLAKLAKSLEAEHDAEVVAGFLMRCLFTMFAEDVELIRKESFTELLLSLRFEPDNFKPMVESLWEAMDEGKFSTILREKIRHFNGKFFKDKTALTLTKDQVELLVEAAKHKWDLVEPAIFGTLLERALDPVERHKLGAHYTPRAYVERLVMPTIIEPLREQWDATYAAAIQLDEDGKRKDAVKLLREFHGKLCETRVLDPACGSGNFLYVSMELMKRLEGEVVSAMASFGDHVLPGITIDPHQFLGIEINPRAAALAELVLWIGFIQWHRRTRNEVAPPEPILKDYQNIECRDAVLDWDSIELVTDDEGNPVTRWDGRTTKPNPVTGEEVPDEDARVQELRYINPKKAEWPETDYIVGNPPFIGNKRMRFALGDGYTQALRATFDDLSENVDYVMYWWHHAAQLLTADPVNAFGFITTNSISQSSNRAVIKPFLASKSPLTIRYAVPDHPWVDSASGAQVRIAMTVVDSVDVDGIREAIVCESTNEDGLDVVELSTQSGIITPDLRIGANVGNATKLESNKGLSFMGMTLVGDFRISAEEVVELGFSVDDLPPPIKRYSNGRELSQISQRRFAIDFYGTDLASATSEYPSLVQRVVDHVKPLRDENKRETYKRNWWIFGEPRKSLREGIRGLDRYIVTLETSKHRYFLFLPGDYVPDHSLFVIASDKAFDLGVLNSRIHVLWARVAGSRLGVGNDLRWRNATCFDPFPYPLVGDADATKQRIGELAEQLDAHRKRQQEQHPTLTMTGMYNVLEKLRAGDALTNKEQTIHEQGLVSVLRQIHDDLDAAVFDAYGWPHDLADEEILQRLVDLNHERSEEESRGIVRWLRPEFQNPDGATQTTLDGADEKAKPAKKAAAKVKKQPWPKTLPDRMVAIQAALQRHAAPADVKQIAAYYTRAKKDDVAELLETLAAVGNVRQLEDGRFAAY, encoded by the coding sequence ATGACGCCAGATGAATTTGTCAACCGATGGAAGGATTCGGGCGGTGCCGAGCTGGCGAACTCACAATCGTTTTTGAAAGAGCTTTGCGATCTGCTGGAGGTTGCGCAGCCCGACCCGACGAAGCCGGATGCCGCGTCGAATCGGTACGTGTTCGAGAAAGCCGTCGAGTTCAATAACGGTGACGGCAGCGTCAGCCAAGGCCGCGTTGACCTGTTTCGCGCCGGCTGCTTTGTGCTGGAGTCCAAACAGGGCAGCGAACGCAAAGCTGCCGAGCAAGCCGAGGCGTTGGCGACCGTTACCAAGACGGCCAAAAAGCTCGTTGGAACAGCAAAGCGAGGGACCGCTGCTTGGGATCGTGCGATGCAGGCTGCTCGCAAGCAAGCCAAGGGTTACGCCGAAGCTATACCTGATGAGTGGCCCCCGTTCCTCGTCGTTGTTGATGTTGGATTCTGCTTCGACCTGTACGCTGATTTCACCGGCACGGGAAAGAACTACGTTCCGTTCCCTGATCCGCGATCGTTCCGTATCCCACTACTGCGTCTGCGAGACGAAAAGACCCGCGACGTTCTGCGAGCATTGTGGACTGATCCGCATTCGCTCGACCCCACCAAGCACGCCGCCGATGTGACGCGTGACATTGCAACGCGACTGGCAAAGCTGGCCAAGAGCCTCGAAGCGGAACATGATGCCGAAGTTGTCGCCGGCTTTTTGATGCGATGCCTGTTCACCATGTTCGCCGAAGACGTCGAACTGATTCGCAAAGAGTCGTTCACTGAGTTATTGCTCAGCCTGCGATTCGAGCCCGATAACTTCAAGCCAATGGTCGAGTCGCTGTGGGAAGCGATGGACGAAGGGAAGTTCAGCACGATCTTGCGAGAGAAGATTCGTCATTTCAACGGCAAGTTTTTCAAAGACAAAACAGCGCTCACGCTGACCAAAGACCAAGTCGAATTGCTGGTCGAAGCGGCGAAGCACAAGTGGGACCTGGTCGAGCCCGCGATTTTCGGCACACTGCTCGAACGCGCCCTCGATCCCGTCGAACGACACAAGCTGGGTGCCCACTATACGCCGCGTGCCTACGTTGAACGTTTGGTGATGCCAACGATTATCGAGCCACTGCGAGAACAATGGGACGCGACCTACGCCGCCGCCATCCAGTTGGACGAGGACGGTAAACGCAAAGACGCCGTTAAGTTGCTGCGTGAATTCCACGGCAAATTGTGCGAGACGCGCGTGCTCGACCCGGCCTGCGGCAGCGGCAACTTCCTGTACGTGTCGATGGAGTTGATGAAACGGCTCGAAGGCGAAGTCGTTTCAGCGATGGCCAGCTTCGGCGACCATGTGTTGCCCGGCATTACGATCGACCCGCATCAGTTTCTGGGCATCGAGATCAACCCGCGCGCCGCGGCGCTGGCAGAGTTGGTGTTGTGGATTGGTTTTATTCAATGGCATCGCCGTACACGTAACGAGGTCGCCCCGCCCGAGCCGATTTTGAAAGATTATCAAAACATCGAATGCCGCGACGCCGTGTTGGATTGGGACAGCATCGAGCTGGTCACCGACGACGAAGGCAACCCGGTTACTCGTTGGGACGGTCGCACGACCAAACCAAACCCCGTCACCGGCGAAGAAGTCCCCGACGAAGACGCCCGAGTTCAAGAGTTGCGATACATCAATCCAAAAAAGGCTGAGTGGCCGGAGACGGATTACATCGTTGGTAATCCGCCGTTCATTGGCAACAAACGCATGCGTTTCGCGCTCGGCGATGGATATACTCAAGCATTGAGAGCAACATTCGACGACCTCTCCGAGAACGTCGACTATGTCATGTACTGGTGGCATCACGCAGCGCAGCTACTAACCGCCGATCCTGTCAATGCTTTTGGATTCATCACGACGAACAGCATCAGCCAATCCTCAAACCGAGCAGTCATCAAGCCATTCTTGGCATCGAAGTCGCCACTTACCATTCGATACGCCGTACCCGACCATCCGTGGGTTGACTCTGCGAGCGGTGCACAAGTTCGTATTGCGATGACTGTCGTCGATTCCGTTGACGTCGATGGGATTCGGGAAGCTATCGTTTGTGAGAGTACTAATGAGGACGGTCTCGATGTCGTTGAATTGTCAACACAGTCTGGAATAATCACGCCTGATTTGCGAATTGGCGCAAATGTTGGCAACGCAACAAAGCTGGAAAGCAACAAAGGCCTGTCTTTCATGGGAATGACGCTCGTCGGTGACTTCCGAATTTCGGCGGAGGAAGTCGTTGAACTTGGGTTTTCTGTTGATGATCTGCCACCTCCCATAAAACGCTATTCCAACGGACGCGAGCTTTCTCAGATTTCGCAACGGCGATTCGCAATCGACTTTTACGGCACAGATTTGGCTTCTGCAACGTCGGAGTATCCGAGCTTGGTGCAAAGAGTGGTCGACCACGTTAAGCCATTGCGAGACGAAAACAAACGTGAAACGTACAAGAGAAATTGGTGGATATTCGGTGAACCAAGAAAATCACTTCGAGAGGGCATCCGAGGACTCGACCGATATATTGTCACCCTCGAGACGTCAAAGCATCGCTACTTCCTTTTCTTGCCGGGCGACTATGTTCCCGATCACTCACTTTTTGTGATCGCGAGCGACAAGGCATTTGACTTAGGCGTGCTAAATTCTAGGATTCACGTCCTTTGGGCAAGGGTTGCTGGCTCAAGACTTGGTGTTGGCAATGACCTGAGATGGAGAAACGCGACGTGTTTCGATCCGTTCCCGTATCCACTCGTCGGTGACGCTGACGCCACCAAGCAACGCATCGGCGAACTCGCCGAGCAACTCGACGCCCATCGCAAGCGGCAGCAGGAACAACATCCGACGCTCACCATGACCGGAATGTACAACGTGCTGGAGAAATTGCGGGCAGGCGACGCGCTGACCAACAAAGAGCAAACGATCCACGAACAAGGACTCGTCTCGGTACTGCGTCAGATTCACGACGACCTCGACGCTGCGGTGTTCGACGCCTATGGCTGGCCCCACGATCTCGCCGACGAAGAGATTTTGCAGCGGCTCGTCGACCTGAATCATGAGCGATCCGAAGAGGAAAGCCGAGGCATCGTCCGCTGGCTCCGCCCCGAATTCCAAAACCCCGACGGTGCAACGCAAACGACGCTGGACGGCGCGGACGAAAAGGCCAAACCCGCCAAGAAAGCCGCCGCAAAGGTCAAGAAACAACCCTGGCCCAAAACGCTCCCCGACCGCATGGTCGCAATTCAAGCCGCATTACAACGACACGCCGCCCCAGCCGACGTCAAACAGATCGCTGCCTACTACACCCGCGCCAAGAAGGATGACGTCGCCGAACTACTCGAAACCCTCGCCGCGGTCGGCAACGTCCGCCAGCTTGAGGACGGTCGCTTCGCGGCTTATTAG
- a CDS encoding HNH endonuclease signature motif containing protein — MHGFEYPALPHSRRHGPMGYKNYESFRPWLRDEFLFRCVYCLHRERWNPDDIAFNIDHFTPVSVDPALTCVYDNLVYACRRCNRAKTNIVGIPDPCQITFGECLKITETGAVAAQNEHGVKLCDSMALNAEKRVDARGRWMRTLRWLQATDAELYDEYMGFPSDLDDLRPPKLEPPSNTMPESVDDCFFAQREQGRLPRVY, encoded by the coding sequence ATGCACGGTTTTGAATACCCCGCCCTGCCTCATTCGCGTCGACATGGTCCGATGGGCTACAAAAATTACGAGAGTTTTCGTCCCTGGCTCCGGGACGAGTTTTTGTTTCGTTGTGTTTATTGCCTTCACCGAGAACGCTGGAACCCAGACGACATCGCGTTCAACATTGATCACTTCACGCCAGTGTCCGTCGATCCAGCACTCACATGCGTCTACGACAACCTGGTTTACGCCTGTAGGCGCTGCAATCGTGCGAAGACCAACATCGTCGGGATTCCCGACCCATGCCAAATCACCTTCGGTGAGTGTCTGAAAATCACAGAAACCGGGGCGGTTGCTGCACAGAACGAACATGGAGTCAAACTCTGCGACTCAATGGCGCTGAATGCAGAAAAGCGAGTCGACGCTCGCGGTCGGTGGATGCGAACACTGCGGTGGTTGCAAGCGACGGACGCCGAACTTTATGACGAGTACATGGGATTCCCGAGTGACTTGGATGATTTGCGTCCGCCGAAGCTAGAACCTCCGTCAAACACGATGCCAGAAAGCGTCGATGATTGCTTCTTCGCACAACGCGAACAGGGGCGACTTCCACGCGTCTACTAA